The proteins below come from a single Zea mays cultivar B73 chromosome 8, Zm-B73-REFERENCE-NAM-5.0, whole genome shotgun sequence genomic window:
- the LOC542001 gene encoding legumain-like protease precursor — protein sequence MVAARLRLSLLLSVCLSSAWARPRLEPAIRLPSQRAAAADETDDGDVGTRWAVLIAGSSGYYNYRHQADICHAYQIMKKGGLKDENIIVFMYDDIAHSPENPRPGVIINHPQGGDVYAGVPKDYTGRDVNVDNFFAVLLGNKTALRGGSGKVVDSGPNDHIFVFYSDHGGPGVLGMPTYPYLYGDDLVDVLKKKHAAGTYKSLVFYLEACESGSIFEGLLPNDINVYATTASNADESSWGTYCPGEFPSPPPEYDTCLGDLYSVAWMEDSDFHNLRTESLKQQYKLVKDRTAVHDTFSYGSHVMQYGALELNVQRLFSYIGTDPANDGNTFIEDNSLPSFSKAVNQRDADLVYFWQKYRKLADSSHAKNEARKELLEVMAHRSHVDSSVELIGSLLFGSEDGPRVLKAVRAPGEPLVDDWSCLKSIVRTFEARCGSLAQYGMKHMRSFANMCNAGILPEAVSKVAAQACSSIPSNPWSSIHKGFSA from the exons ATGGTGGCCGCTCGCCTCCGCCTCTCGCTGCTACTCTCCGTCTGCCTCTCCTCCGCGTGGGCGCGCCCACGCCTCGAGCCGGCCATCCGCCTGCCGTCGCAGCGCGCCGCGGCGGCCGACGAAACGGACGACGGCGACGTCGGGACCCGCTGGGCTGTGCTCATCGCCGGCTCCAGCGGCTACTACAACTACCGCCACCAG GCGGACATCTGCCATGCATACCAGATCATGAAGAAGGGCGGACTCAAGGATGAGAACATCATTGTCTTTATGTACGATGACATCGCGCATAGCCCGGAGAATCCGAGGCCTGGTGTCATCATCAACCATCCCCAGGGTGGCGACGTCTATGCTGGGGTGCCAAAG GATTACACTGGTCGAGATGTCAACGTCGACAATTTCTTCGCTGTTCTGCTTGGCAACAAAACTGCACTCAGGGGTGGGAGCGGCAAGGTTGTGGACAGTGGCCCCAATGATCATATCTTTGTTTTCTACAGTGACCATGGGGGTCCTGGTGTCCTTG GAATGCCTACGTATCCATATCTCTATGGTGATGACCTCGTAGATGTCCTGAAGAAGAAGCATGCTGCCGGGACCTACAAAAGCCTG GTCTTTTACCTTGAAGCATGCGAATCTGGGAGCATCTTTGAGGGCCTCCTGCCGAATGACATCAATGTGTATGCGACCACCGCGTCAAATGCAGACGAGAGCAGCTGGGGGACGTACTGCCCTGGCGAGTTCCCGAGCCCTCCACCGGAGTATGACACTTGTTTGGGAGACCTGTACAGTGTTGCTTGGATGGAAGACAG TGATTTCCACAATCTGCGAACTGAATCCCTCAAGCAGCAGTACAAGTTG GTCAAGGATAGGACAGCGGTTCATGACACGTTCAGCTATGGTTCCCATGTGATGCAATATGGCGCATTGGAGCTGAATGTTCAGCGTTTGTTTTCGTACATTGGCACAGACCCTGCTAACGATGGCAACACTTTTATAGAAGATAACTCACTGCCATCGTTCTCAAAAGCCGTTAATCAGCGCGACGCTGACCTTGTCTACTTCTGGCAGAAG TACCGCAAATTGGCTGATAGCTCGCATGCGAAAAATGAGGCTCGGAAGGAACTGCTTGAAGTGATGGCCCACAGGTCTCATGTTGACAGCAGCGTTGAGCTCATTGGAAGCCTTCTCTTTGGCTCCGAGGACGGTCCAAGGGTTCTGAAAGCCGTCCGTGCACCTGGTGAACCTCTGGTTGATGATTGGAGCTGCCTCAAGTCCATA GTTCGCACTTTTGAGGCGCGATGCGGGTCCTTGGCGCAGTATGGGATGAAGCACATGCGATCCTTCGCGAACATGTGCAACGCTGGCATCCTTCCTGAAGCAGTGTCGAAGGTGGCCGCTCAGGCCTGCAGCAGCATTCCGTCCAACCCCTGGAGCTCTATCCACAAGGGTTTTAGCGCTTAA